The sequence below is a genomic window from Photobacterium atrarenae.
CAGGATCGCTTCCCGGCTGCTGTCGGCCAAATCGGCCGGGGGGGTCATCCCTAAAAATGTCATGGCCTGGATCAGCACCGGGTTCGGGTTTTGCTTGTCGATTGCCGGCGCATGATTTTGCTTCGACAGTTTATTGCCGTTTTCGGTCACCGCCAATGGCAAATGAAGATAACTGACTTCCGGCTGACCTAACTGGCGGTAAAGCCCGATCTGACGCCCGGTCGGGTCGATCAAATCAGCCCCGCGTACCACCTCGGTCACACCCTGGGCGATATCGTCCAGAACCACAGCAAGGTTATAGGCATAGAGTCCGTCACGGCGGTGAATAATGAAGTCTTCCTGCGCCAGGGCCGACGGGATTTCAATCCGGCCGTGGAGGATATCATGGAAATGGGTGATCGGGGTATCGACCCGCAATCGGACGGCACTGTTTTCGGCACTGTGGTGGCGGGTTCGGCAGGTTCCCGGATAATAGCCGCCGGCGGCTTTGATTTCTTTGCGGGTACACCGGCAGTAATAGGCTGCGCCGCTGTGCAGCCAGGCATCGATCTGGGCTTGGTACACATCATGGCGTTGGCTCTGGTATAACACCGGGCCGTCCCATTCAAGACCGTAGGCTTCCAGGGTGTGCAGGATATCATCGGCGGCGCCGGGCATTTCCCGTGGCGGGTCGAGATCTTCCATCCGCACCAGCCAGCGGCCTTGCTGGGATTTGGCTTGCAGGTAGCTGCCGAGAGCGGCAACCAGGGAGCCGAAATGGAGCGGGCCGGAGGGGGACGGCGCAAAACGGCCGATGTAGTGGGTGTTTAAACTCATAAACCGATCATACAAAAGGAAAGAGGGAGCTTGCCGCTCCCCCTTCAATGTTACTGTTGCAGATAAATGCCCGGGGTCGATTAGCCCGCCATCTGCTTTTCTTTGATTTCAGCGAGTGTTTTACAGTCGATACACAGCTCGGCTGTTGGGCGCGCTTCCAGGCGACGGATCCCGATCTCAACACCGCAAGAATCGCAGAAGCCGAAGTCATCGTCCTCGATGCGCTGAAGCGTTTTCTCAATCTTCTTGATCAGCTTGCGTTCGCGGTCACGGTTACGTAGTTCAAGGCTGAACTCTTCTTCCTGTGCAGCGCGATCCACAGGATCAGGAAAGTTTGCGGCTTCATCCTGCATGTGGTTTACCGTACGGTCCACTTCTTCACGAAGTTGGTTACGCCAGGCTTCAAGAATTTTGCGGAAGTGCTCTAGCTGAGCTTCACCCATATATTCTTCGCCGGCTTTTTCCTGATAAGGCTCAACCCCAGCAATAGCCAGGATGCCTAGCGATTTTTTAACGTTGCTCTCTGGCATATAGCATCTCCTAATATACCTAATAACCGTCACTGGTTAATTTTGGGCGGTATCTATAGCAGAAAGGGTTATTTGTGGCAATTGCTGCATATCTTCAATTTTATACCAATGTGAAGAAAGCATCATTTTTCACAGCGGTTGATGGAAATCTATGCGGTTGTTTAAGTAGAGCTCATTTTGGTTCAATACCGCTTTGTACCCAATGATCTCAACGCCTGCCTGTTCTGCCTGTTGAATTAACTGATGGTAGACCGGGTCTATATGGTGCGCCGCGGCTACGTTTTCAATCCCCGAATGCAAAATTGCAAAAAAAAGTATGGCTCGGTTTCCATTTTGTGCCACTTCCATCAACTCCCGCAGGTGTTTCTGGCCCCGGGTGGTTACGGCGTCGGGGAAATAGCCCTGACCGTTCTGCAGTAAGGTGACACTTTTTACTTCAATATAGCACGGTGGCTTGTCATCAGCGGTTAACAAAATGTCTATCCTGCTGTTTTCACTACCATACTTCACTTCTGTTCGCAGCGACGAATAGCCTTGTAATTCTGTGATGATATCCCGGTTTATTGCCTCTTCGACCAGGCGGTTGGCGCGGGCGGTATTGACACAAATCCAGTGACCGTCCGGGGTATGGGTCAGCTCCCAGCTGTTGGGATATTTGCGCTTCGGGTTGTCGGAGGTGGAGTACCACACGGTGCTGCCGGGCTCGGCGCAGCCGGTCATTGCCCCGGTGTTGGCGCAGTGGATGGTTTTGATGTCGCCGTCGGGCAGTTCGATGTCGGTCAGAAAGCGTTTGTAACGTTTGATTAATTTTGCAGCCTGCAAAGGTGGGTCAAATTTCATGGCAAATCCTGGTTGTCGGGTTTAGCCGGGGTAAGCGACCACTGTTTCAGGCAACGATAGTGGACTCCGGCCCCCCGGGGGCTGTTGATTTGTTCTGAAATATACAGGCCAAAGCAAGGGATGTGAAACTGCAACGGGGGAATTTCCGGCAGTGATTCCGGGCGGGCCCGCAGATGCTTCTTGAGGGTAATGTGCGGGGTGTAGGGCCGGCTTTCCTGGGGCAGACCGACCTGCTCGGCGATAGACCTGAGGGTTGCGGCCAGCAGCGCAAGCGGATCCGGCAGCGTGCAGCCCAGCCAGATCAGGCGGCTGCGCTTTTTGTATTTCAGCTCGGTAGTGGTGAGGGTAAATGCCGGCACCGCGATCGTGTCGGCCAGCGCGCATAGCTGCGTTTTTTGCGCCGCGGTCACGTTGCCGAGAAAGGATAATGTCAGATGCAGGTTGGCCGTACTGACCGTCCGTCCCTCTCCGGGCAATGTCTGGGCCAGCTGCTTCAATTGGTCAAACGCGGCGCGGTTTTCCTGCGCTGCATCGAAGGGCAGGGCAAAGAAGAGTCGTTCGGGGCGAGGCTCGGATGGGGACTGGGTTTGGGGCGTGGTCTGGGGCATGATCATCTCCTGAGCGGCTGTGTTATTGAGCGGCTATGCCGGGGGCCGGACACCGGGCGATTTTTGTTCAGTCTGGCTGCCAACTTTCTTGTACAATAATCCGCAGCTTCGTTTGAATATGACATAAGGTTTCTACATTGTCACAGCTGCCGATTGATACTGTCCTGCCCTCGCTCCTTGCCCAGCTTGGTGCTTCCTCTCAATTGATCCTTAAGGCGCCGCCCGGGGCCGGTAAGTCGACCCGCCTGCCGCTGGTACTGTTGCAGCAGGGGGGGATAGCCGGGCGGATCATCATGCTCGAACCGCGTCGCCTGGCGGCGCGCAATATTGCGTCATACCTGGCAGCCCAGCTCGGCGAGTCGGTCGGCCAGACCGTGGGGCTGCGGGTGCGTGGTGAGACCAAGGTGAGTGCCTCGACCCGGCTGGAAATTGTCACCGAAGGAGTGATGACCCGGATGCTGCAGCAGGATCCGGAGCTGAACGGAATTGAGTTGCTGATCTTTGATGAGTTCCATGAGCGCAGTATTCATGCCGACACCGCGCTGGCCCTGGCGCTGGAAGTGCAGGAAGCCTTGCGGGACGATCTGAAGTTGCTGGTGATGTCGGCCACCCTGGATCAGGAAGCATTGATCGCTTTGTTGCCGGCGGCGGCGTATCTCGAATCTGAAGGGCGCTGCTATCCGGTTGAGCACCGCTATCAACCTGTGCGTGAGCAGTATCAATTGATTGAAACCACCGCCCAGGCGGTGAGCCGACTGCTGGCCAGTGAGCCAGGATCGATCCTGGTGTTTCTTCCGGGCGCCGGGGAGATCCGGCAACTGGCTGAGCAATTGTCTGAGCGGGTGGGACCGGAGGTGCTGGTGTGTCCGCTGTTTGGCCAGCTCAGCAGCGCGGCGCAACAGCAGGCGATCACCCCGGCACCAGCCGGCAAGCGCAAGGTGGTGATCGCGACCAATATTGCCGAAACCAGCCTGACCATTGAAGGGATCCGGATGGTGATCGATTGCGGCCTGGAGCGGGTGGCACAGTGGGATCCGAAAACCGGGATCAGCCGGCTGGAGCTGGCCCGCATTGCCCGATCGTCAGCCGAGCAGCGGGCCGGCCGGGCCGGGCGTCTGGAACCGGGGATCTGTCTGCGTCTATACAGCGAAGAGATGCTGAACCGGCAACCGGCCACCCCGCAGCCGGAAATCCTGCGCGCGGATCTGACCGCCCTGGCGCTGGAGCTGGCGCAATGGGGCTGCCTTGAGGCTTCAGAGCTGCGCTGGCTTGATGAGCCACCGGCACCGGCTCTGGCTCAGTCTCGCCGCCTGCTGCAGGATTTGGGCGCGTTGACGTCGCGTCATCAGTTGACCGAGGTCGGTCAGCAAGTCCAACGTCTGGGCACCGATCCTCGCCACGGCGCGATGCTGTTACTGGCGCGGGAAAAAGGACGGGCGGCACAGATGACCGCGGCACTGCTGGTGGCGTTGCTGGAAGAGCCGCCACGAGGAATAAACAACCCGGATCTTCATTTTCAGCTTAGCCTGCTGGAGAGCGGCAAGCTGCCGCGGGCCAAGGCATATCTGCAACGGGCCCGGCAGCACTTTCATAAAATTGTCCCTGCGGACTCCGGCGCGGCGAAATCGACGTCGCTTCACGTCTCTGCGGCCTGGGTTGCGCCTTTGATGGCGGCGGGTTATCCGGATCGCATTGCGCTGTCACGGGGACGCGACGGGCGTTATCAGCTGGCCAACGGCCAGGGGGCGATGTTGTCTCCGGATGAGCCGCTGGCTGATGCAGCCATGCTGGTGGTGGCGGATATCGTCAAAACCCGCCAGGGCGACAGCCGAATTTTTACTGCGATTGCCGCCGATCCCGTGCAGCTTCAGGCCGAGCTGCCGCATCTGTTTACCGAACGGGAGTGGCTCGACTGGGATGACAAAAAAGGGCGGCTGACGGCTGAGCAGCATCTGTGCTGCGGGCAGCTGGTGCTCAAGCGTACCGTCATGGCCGAGCCGGATCCGGCCCGGGCCAGCGAAGCGCTGCTCAATGCCATTGTCCGCAAAGGACTGAAGGTGCTGCCCTGGGACGCCCGTGCGGAAAGTTTGCTGGTCCGGGCCCGGTGTGCGGCGGACTGGTTGCCGGAGCTGGCACTGCCGGCGATGGATGAGGTCAGTTTGCTGGCTGAGGCCGAACAATGGCTGCTGCCGTTTATGACCGGGATGACACGGCTCAAGATGATTGAAAAGTTGGATTTGGTGGCGGCGCTGGAGGCGCGGCTGGGTTGGGAGAAAACCAAGGCACTTAATGAAGCTTTGCCGACCCATTATCAGGTGCCGACCGGATCCCGTTATCCGATCCGCTATCAGGTCGGCCAGCAGCCGGCGCTGGCGGTCCGGATGCAGGAAATGTTCGGCGAGCAAGCCTCGCCGGTGATCGCCTATGGGAAGGTGGCGCTGGTGCTGGAGCTGTTATCGCCCGCCCAGCGGCCGTTGCAAATCACCCAGGATCTGGCGGCGTTCTGGCAGGGCTCGTACCGGGACGTGCAGAAAGAAATGAAAGGGCGCTATCCCAAACATGTCTGGCCGGATGATCCGGCCAATCATGCGCCAACCAGAAAAACCAAAAAGTATATGTGATTGGCTGACTGGTCGCCTGGGTGATCAGTGAGGCAAATGTGATTGCTGTGCCGGTACGGATGAATGTGCTGGCCGGGGAAGAATTCGGGAATCGTTGTGAAGATGAAGTTAACCCTGCGGGGACGTGCAGCTGCGCCGCAGAAACCGGGGGCAAAAAAGCCGGGAAGCAAAAAGCCCGCACCGAAGAATCCGGGCGCGAAAAAGCCTGCGGCGACACGAAAAAAAGCACCGGCGAAAAAGGGCAGCCCGCGCAAGCCGCGTAAAAAATCTGCTAAGAAAAACACCTCAAGGATGCCGGGCTGGCTGAAGTGGCTGCTTGGCTTTGGCCTGAAAGTGGCGGTGGTGGTACTGGCGGTCCTGCTGGTGGCCGGGATCTATCTCGATAAGGTGGTTCGCGATAAGTTTGACGGTCAGCTTTGGAATCTGCCGGCTGTCGTGTACGGTCGGGTACTGACGCTGCAGCCGGAGCAGCCGATCACCATTGATGAGGTCAAGCGCGAGCTGGATCTGCTGCAATATCATAAAGTGCGAAACCCGCAGCGGATCGGGGAGTATTCTGCCTCTTCGACCCGGATTGAACTGATCCGCCGGCCGTTTGAATTCGAGGATGGCCACGAAGGAGAGCGCCATATCATGCTGACGTTCTCGGGCAATACCCTGCAGAGTATCGAAGATCTGAGTCGTGAGCGCCAGCTGGGCTATATCCGTATTGAGCCGAAAATGCTGGGGATGCTGGGGACTCAGGAGGGAGAGCAGCGGATCTTCCTGCCGCGGGAGCGCTTCCCGGAAGTACTGGTTGATGCCCTGCTGGTGACGGAAGATCGCGATTTTTATTATCATGAAGGCATCTCGCCGCTGGCGATTGTCCGGGCGCTGCTGGTGAACCTGCAGGCCGGACGGACCGTGCAGGGTGGCAGTACCTTAACCCAGCAGTTGGCGAAGAATATTTTCCTGACCCGGGAGCGGACCCTGCTGCGTAAGATCAGCGAGGCGTATATTGCCCTGATCATCGACTATCGCTATAGCAAAGACCGGATTCTGGAAGCCTATCTTAACGAGATCTACCTGGGACAAAACGGTGGCAAGGAAGTCCACGGCTTCGGGTTGGGTGCCCGGCTGTATTTCGGCCGGCCGCTGCAGGAGCTACGTATCGATCAGCAGGCGTTACTGGTGGCGCTGGCCAAAGGACCATCGTATTACAACCCCTGGCGAAACCCGGAGCGGGCCAAACAGCGGCGGGATTTGGTGCTGCGGCTGATGATGGACAACGGCACACTCAGTGGCGCGCAGTATGAGCAGGCGGCATCCCGGCCGCTGGATGTGCAACGCAAACCGCAGATCGCCAGCCGCCAGCCGGCCTACTTCCAGCAGTTACAGCGTGAGCTGAAGCAGAAAGTGGGTGATAACTTTACCCCGGGTGTCGGGCTGCGGGTGTTCAGCACTTTAGATCCGCTGTCGCAGCAGGAAGCGGAACAGGCGGTGATGGCCCAGGTGCCGCGGCTGGCGAAAAAAGCCGGTGTCTCGGTGGAGACTGCGCTGGTGGCTGTCGATCGCCGCAGTGGCGAGATCCGGGCCATGGTCGGTGGTAGCCGGCCGGGTTATGCCGGGTTTAACCGGGCGCTGGACGGCCGGCGTCAGATTGGCTCGCTGGTGAAACCGGCGGTGTACCTGGCCGCGCTGCGTCAGCCGAAGCTATACTCGCTGGCCACCACGATCGAGGACAAGCCCATCGTGCTGAAAGGCAGCCGGGGCAGTGCCTGGAAACCGCGAAATTACGACCGGCGGTTCCGCGGCGAAGTGCCGCTGTATTATGCGCTGGCGAAATCGCTCAATGTGCCGACGGTGAATCTGGGGATGAAAGTTGGGCTGGGTTCGGTGATCGATACTATGGTGCAGCTCGGC
It includes:
- the mrcB gene encoding penicillin-binding protein 1B; protein product: MKLTLRGRAAAPQKPGAKKPGSKKPAPKNPGAKKPAATRKKAPAKKGSPRKPRKKSAKKNTSRMPGWLKWLLGFGLKVAVVVLAVLLVAGIYLDKVVRDKFDGQLWNLPAVVYGRVLTLQPEQPITIDEVKRELDLLQYHKVRNPQRIGEYSASSTRIELIRRPFEFEDGHEGERHIMLTFSGNTLQSIEDLSRERQLGYIRIEPKMLGMLGTQEGEQRIFLPRERFPEVLVDALLVTEDRDFYYHEGISPLAIVRALLVNLQAGRTVQGGSTLTQQLAKNIFLTRERTLLRKISEAYIALIIDYRYSKDRILEAYLNEIYLGQNGGKEVHGFGLGARLYFGRPLQELRIDQQALLVALAKGPSYYNPWRNPERAKQRRDLVLRLMMDNGTLSGAQYEQAASRPLDVQRKPQIASRQPAYFQQLQRELKQKVGDNFTPGVGLRVFSTLDPLSQQEAEQAVMAQVPRLAKKAGVSVETALVAVDRRSGEIRAMVGGSRPGYAGFNRALDGRRQIGSLVKPAVYLAALRQPKLYSLATTIEDKPIVLKGSRGSAWKPRNYDRRFRGEVPLYYALAKSLNVPTVNLGMKVGLGSVIDTMVQLGVPRDEVPKLPSILLGAFTLTPFEVTQMYQTVVSGGRKAELTALRSVVDQQGQQLYRNYPKAAQVVPEQAAWLTTYGMKNVVSQGTARFLRPTFGWAALAGKTGTTDNNRDSWYVGADGREVVTVWVGRDDNKPVNLTGSAGALRLYSNYLKRRQPEPLRLAWPQKLTTSKYQRQPNGTLRLDCSGQQSLPVWDQDGSAKAHCTQKQPAGWIREMFSQ
- the gluQRS gene encoding tRNA glutamyl-Q(34) synthetase GluQRS encodes the protein MSLNTHYIGRFAPSPSGPLHFGSLVAALGSYLQAKSQQGRWLVRMEDLDPPREMPGAADDILHTLEAYGLEWDGPVLYQSQRHDVYQAQIDAWLHSGAAYYCRCTRKEIKAAGGYYPGTCRTRHHSAENSAVRLRVDTPITHFHDILHGRIEIPSALAQEDFIIHRRDGLYAYNLAVVLDDIAQGVTEVVRGADLIDPTGRQIGLYRQLGQPEVSYLHLPLAVTENGNKLSKQNHAPAIDKQNPNPVLIQAMTFLGMTPPADLADSSREAILRWGCQNWHVGRLPQATAITLAF
- the thpR gene encoding RNA 2',3'-cyclic phosphodiesterase translates to MPQTTPQTQSPSEPRPERLFFALPFDAAQENRAAFDQLKQLAQTLPGEGRTVSTANLHLTLSFLGNVTAAQKTQLCALADTIAVPAFTLTTTELKYKKRSRLIWLGCTLPDPLALLAATLRSIAEQVGLPQESRPYTPHITLKKHLRARPESLPEIPPLQFHIPCFGLYISEQINSPRGAGVHYRCLKQWSLTPAKPDNQDLP
- the hrpB gene encoding ATP-dependent helicase HrpB; amino-acid sequence: MSQLPIDTVLPSLLAQLGASSQLILKAPPGAGKSTRLPLVLLQQGGIAGRIIMLEPRRLAARNIASYLAAQLGESVGQTVGLRVRGETKVSASTRLEIVTEGVMTRMLQQDPELNGIELLIFDEFHERSIHADTALALALEVQEALRDDLKLLVMSATLDQEALIALLPAAAYLESEGRCYPVEHRYQPVREQYQLIETTAQAVSRLLASEPGSILVFLPGAGEIRQLAEQLSERVGPEVLVCPLFGQLSSAAQQQAITPAPAGKRKVVIATNIAETSLTIEGIRMVIDCGLERVAQWDPKTGISRLELARIARSSAEQRAGRAGRLEPGICLRLYSEEMLNRQPATPQPEILRADLTALALELAQWGCLEASELRWLDEPPAPALAQSRRLLQDLGALTSRHQLTEVGQQVQRLGTDPRHGAMLLLAREKGRAAQMTAALLVALLEEPPRGINNPDLHFQLSLLESGKLPRAKAYLQRARQHFHKIVPADSGAAKSTSLHVSAAWVAPLMAAGYPDRIALSRGRDGRYQLANGQGAMLSPDEPLADAAMLVVADIVKTRQGDSRIFTAIAADPVQLQAELPHLFTEREWLDWDDKKGRLTAEQHLCCGQLVLKRTVMAEPDPARASEALLNAIVRKGLKVLPWDARAESLLVRARCAADWLPELALPAMDEVSLLAEAEQWLLPFMTGMTRLKMIEKLDLVAALEARLGWEKTKALNEALPTHYQVPTGSRYPIRYQVGQQPALAVRMQEMFGEQASPVIAYGKVALVLELLSPAQRPLQITQDLAAFWQGSYRDVQKEMKGRYPKHVWPDDPANHAPTRKTKKYM
- the sfsA gene encoding DNA/RNA nuclease SfsA, with protein sequence MKFDPPLQAAKLIKRYKRFLTDIELPDGDIKTIHCANTGAMTGCAEPGSTVWYSTSDNPKRKYPNSWELTHTPDGHWICVNTARANRLVEEAINRDIITELQGYSSLRTEVKYGSENSRIDILLTADDKPPCYIEVKSVTLLQNGQGYFPDAVTTRGQKHLRELMEVAQNGNRAILFFAILHSGIENVAAAHHIDPVYHQLIQQAEQAGVEIIGYKAVLNQNELYLNNRIDFHQPL
- the dksA gene encoding RNA polymerase-binding protein DksA, which gives rise to MPESNVKKSLGILAIAGVEPYQEKAGEEYMGEAQLEHFRKILEAWRNQLREEVDRTVNHMQDEAANFPDPVDRAAQEEEFSLELRNRDRERKLIKKIEKTLQRIEDDDFGFCDSCGVEIGIRRLEARPTAELCIDCKTLAEIKEKQMAG